CTACCCTCGCCCGCCGTGACGCTGTCGATGCGGCCATCGCCGATGGCGATGGCCTGGTTGGCGGCCGCGGCCCTGCCCGCTCCTGAAAGCAGCCAGGAGGCCGCGACGGTCCGATTCATGACGTGTGTCGTCCTAACTCAGAATCTGAGCTTGAGCGTGCGCTCGGCCTTGGGCGGCAGGAACGAGCGGTCGAACACGTCCTTCACTGCTGGCGTGTTCGGCAGCTTGTAGGTGTCGGCGAGCAACTTGATCGCCTTTTCCATGCGCGCATCGGAGACGTCGCCAAGGCCGTTGGCGTCGGTCTCCTTGGAGACGAAGTGCGTCTTGAGCGCGTATTCGAGGCGCTTGACCTCGATGTCCCCGTTCATCAAGGGCTCGACCTTGAGCATTTCCTTGACGCCGGCCGCCGGATTGGCAGCGACCTCGATCATGGCCTTGTTGAGCGCGCGGACAAGCCCGGCGACCGCCTTCGGCTTCTCGGTGATGAGCGCCTTCGAGACCATGATGCCGTTGGAATAAAGGTCGATGCCGTAATCCGAGTAGTAGAACCAGCGGAAGTCCTTGAGCGGGTCCATCTTCATGCCGATCAGGTTGGCGTAGCTGGTGACGGTGAAGATCGCTGAGAAGTCGACGTCGCCCTTTACCAGCATCTGCTCCTGGAGCTGCGGCTGCATGTTGACGACCGGCACCTTGTCCGGGTCGATGCCGTTGGATTTCGCCAGCGCCGCGAAGAGAACGCCGGCGGCGCCGCCGGCGGGCGTGCCCATCTTCTTGCCTTCGAGGTCCTTGAGCGTCTTGATCGGCGAATCCTTCTTCACGATCAGCGCGAAAGGCGGCGTGTTGTAGATCATGTAGACCATCACCGGCTGCTGACCCGGCTTGGTGCCGGCCAATTGAATGATGGCGTTCATGTCGCCGAAGCCGGCGTCATAGGTTCCCGAGACGATGCGCGACACGGTCGCCGCCGAGCCGGTGCCTTGGTCGATGGAGACGTCGAGGCCTTCCTTGGCGAAGTAGCCCTTGTCCTTGGCCCAGAAGATGTAGGCGTGCAGGCCCTGGTACTTCCAGTCGAGGGTGAAGCGGATCTTGGTCGGCTCTTGCGCGTGGGCCGATACGGACAGGCATAGCGCGGTGACCAGCGCGATGCCGAAACGGATGACAGACATAGACAGACTCCTGTTGGTCGATAACCGGCAAAATCGGAAGTGAGGCGATCAGCCCATCGCGAATTCGTCCTTGCGGTGCGCCCAGCCGGTGATCCGGATCTCGATCAGCGAGAACACCGCGTAGAGCGCGACGCCCATAATGGCGAGAATGATCAGCCCGGCGAACACCAGCGGCACGTCGAAATTCGACGACGCGATCATCATCACGTTGCCGATGCCGCGGTTCGACGCCACCGTTTCGGAGATGACGGTGCCGACGAAGGCTAAAGTCACCGCGACCTTCAGCGAGGCGAAGAAGTACGGCATGGTGCGCGGCAGGCCGACATTCCACAGGATGTCGAGCTTGGTGGCGCGCAGCGCCTTCATGACATCCTCGAGCTCCGGCTCGGTGGTGGCGAGGCCCGTCGCGACGTTCACCACGATCGGGAACAGACTCATGATCATCGCAGTGAGGATCGCGGGCACGGCGCCGGAGCCGAACCACAGCACGAAGATCGGCACCACCGCGACCTTCGGGATAGACGCAAAACCGATGAGCAACGGATAAGCCACGTCATAAGCGAGCCGCGACGAGCCAATCATGACGCCGAGCAGGACGCCGGCGAGAATGCCCAGCGCAAAGCCGACCAGTGTCGTGTACAGCGTCTGCACCGCATGGGGCCACAACGCCGGCATGCGCTGCACCAGCGTGACGATGATCTGGCTTGGCTTCGGGAGCACGATGTCGCTGATATGGAATATCCAGCAGAACGCCTGCCACATCACAAAGAAGCCGATGATCAGGAGGACCGACCAGAGGCGGCGGCGCAATTGCTGATCCATCACATGGTCTCCCTTACCGGACGCGCCGAGACGATCAGTTCGCGCAGGCGCTGGGTCATGGATACGAATTCGGGGGTGTAGGACATGTCGATGGTGCGCGGCCGCGCAAACGGCACGGCGGCATCGTCGATGATCTGGCCCGGACGCGAGCGCATCACGCAGATGCGGTTGGCGAGATAGCCGGCTTCCTTGAGGTCATGTGTGACGAGAAGCACGGTGGGTTTGAGCTTGAGCCACAGCTCCTGCATGACCGCCCAGAGTTCTTCGCGCGTGAACTGGTCGAGCGCGCCGAACGGTTCGTCGAGCATCAGGAGCTGCGGCTCGTGGATGAGCGCCCGGCACAGCGAGGCGCGTTGCAGCATGCCGCCGGACAACTGCCAGGGATGCTTGTCGCCGAAGCCGGCAAGCCCGACTTCCTTGAGCAGGGCATCGGCGCGGTCGCGGAACTCGGTCTTCTTCTTGCTCTGATATTCCTGCCGGAACGGCGGCACGATCTTGAGCGGCATCATCACATTGTCGCGCACCGTGAGCCACGGCAGCATGGTCGGGTTCTGGAATGCCATACCGACACGCACTTGCTCGGCGCCAACCTCGCGTCCGGCGACATAGACATAGCCGGAGGTCGCCGAGATCAGGCCCGTCACCAGTTTGAGGATCGTCGACTTGCCGCAGCCCGATGGCCCGACCAGCGCGACGAAATCACCCTGATCGATGCGCAGGTTGGTCTCGCCGAGCGCCACGACCTGCCGATCGCCGCGGCCATAGGCCAGCGTCACGTTTTCAAGCTCGACGAAAGTGCCGTCAGTGCGCGGAGATAGTTCGCCGGTCATGTCCCTGCCCTCTCACGCCTTTCCTTGAGTGATGGTTCGCATCGTGTGCTCCGCGTTCTTCACGACCGGCGCCGGCATCGCCTGGATCGTGTGCACGGAGCGTCCCCAGCCTTTCGAAGCGGGAACGAGCTTGCGATCCTTCATGACGAAACGCCCCCGCACCAAAGTGTGCATCGGCAGGCCCTTCACCTTATAGCCGTCCCACGGCGACACCTTGGAGCGCGACTGCGTCTCGGCATCGCGGATGGCGTGATCGCGGAAAAGGTCGACAATGGCGATATCGGCATCGGAGCCCGGCAGCAGCGCGCCCTTGCGCGGATAAAGTCCCCAGATGCGCGCCGGATTGTAGGCGCTGACGCGCACATAGTCCGAGATCGTCATGCGGCCGGCATTCACCTGCGTGAGCATCAACGGCATTTGTGTCTCGACGCCGGGGAAACCGCAATCGACGGTCCAGATGTCGTTGCGCGTCTTTTCCTCGTAGGCGTGCGGCGCGTGATCGGTCGCAATAACGTCAATCGTGCCGTCCAACAGCGCGTCGAAGATTGGCTGCTGGTTCTGCTTCTCGCGCACCGGCGGATTGACGGCAATGATGCCGGGCACACGGGCGTAGTCGTCGGTCGAGAGCAGGAAATAGTGCGGACAGGTCTCGCCGGTGATGTCCACGCCGCGCGCCTTGGCCTCGCGCAGCGGCCGCAGTTCCTCCGCCGTCGAGATGTGCAGAACGTGAATGCGCGCTCCGGTCCATTCGGCCAGGATCGCCGCGCGGCTTACAGCCTCGATGGCGACGACATTCGGCCGCGCCGCCAGATGCGCCCATTGATCCTTGATGCCGGCAGCCATCAGTCGCGTCTGCCGGCGCACCATGATGTCGTTGTTTTCGGCGTGCAGCGAGACGCGCTTGCCGGTTTCCGCCGCTACCTCGAAGCATTCCAGCGTCGCACCGGTGTCGGGAGACGGAATTTTGCCGAAGGTGTTGCCCATATAGAGCTTGAAGCCGATGATCCCGTTCTCGATCAGCTCCGGCACGGCCTTGATGGTCTCATCGCCGAGCAGGCCATAAAGCCCGTAATCGACATGCGCTTTCGACGAGGCGATCTTGTGCTTGGCGGCGAGGATCTCCCCCGTGGCAACGGGCGGTAGCGTGTTCGGCATTTCGAACACACAGGTCACGCCGCCGAAGGCAGCCGCGGCCGTACCACTCTCCCAGTCTTCCTTGTGCGTGAGGCCCGGGTCGCGGAAGTGCACATGGTCGTCGATGGCGCCGGGCAGGATGTGCAGGCCGCCGGCATCGAAAGTCTCCGTCGCAGGCGGCATTGCGTTGGCCTCGCCAACGGCCAGAACCTTGCCGTCCTTGATGGCGATGGCGCCTTCGAACACGCTGTCCGGCGTGACGATCTTGCCGTTGGTGATGATGAGGTCGGCGATTGTTGCGCTCATCACAACACCTCACGGGGAATCAGGACGCCGTCCCAAACTCCGTTCGTTCCCGCGCAAGCGGGAACCCAGACCTTGGCAAGACAGGACTGGGCCCCCGCTTTCGCGGGGGTGAACGGAGAATTGATTTTGTCGCCGAAATTCATCTTCGGACTCCTCACAACGCCGCCCAACCGCCGTCGACCGGCAAATCGGCACCGGTGATCTGGCGCGACACATCGCTGGCGAAGAACAGACAGGCATTGGCGACGTCGGCATCGACCGTCACGCGCCGCAGCGCATATTCGGAGGCGTGGCGCTCCATCGCCTCCTCGACGGTAATGTTGAGTTTCTTCGCCATATCGGCGCAGACCTTGTCGCGAAAACGCGGGCCATCGACCATGCCTGGCGCGACGTAATTGACGTTGATGTTGTACTGCCCCACTTCGAGGGCGAAACTCTTGGTGATGCCGCGCAGGCCCCACTTCGACGCGGAGTAGGACATGCGCCCGGCACGGCCGCGCATACCGAAGGTGCCGCCGACATTGACGATCTTGCCGTAGCGTTGTGCGATCATCGCCGGCAGCACGCCGCGCATGGTGTGAAAGCACCCGTTCATGTTGAGCGTGACAATCTCGTCGAACTCTTCCGGCGTGGTCTCGACGCCGGTCTTTCCCACAGGACCCGAGCCGCCGGCGACATTGACGAGAATGTCGATACGGCCGTCATAGGCGTCGCGTGTCTTCTGCGCCGCCGCCTCGCACTGCTTGGGATCGGTGAGGTCGCAGGCAATGATGATGGCTTCCCCGCCCGCCTGACGTACCTCCGTGGCGACCGGCTCGATCGCCGCGGTGTCGCGGCCGATCAGCGACAGCTTCGCGCCCTCGGCGGCGAAGGCCCTGGTGATGGCCGCACCCATCCCTTTGGCCGGGCCAGTGATCATGGCGACGCGGCCGGCGAGCTTCAAATCCATCATATCACCTGAATAGCGTGGCCCCGATCGATCCCGCGGGCCGAAGGGACGCCGTTCCCCTTTTTGAGGGGAACGGCAAGTTGGCGGGCAGTCTCCGGACCACGATCTATCTTGGTCGAATTAGACCGTGGTCCGGCTTTTGTTTGAGCATGATCTTTCCCGAAAACCGGTTCCCACTTTTCGGGATCATGCTCTAGAACAGCTTCTTCGGCAGCTCGGCGACCGGCGGAATGAACTTGTCGGTGAAGACCTCATCGACAGTCGGGGTGCGGGTGAGACCGTTGGCCTCGACCAGGATGTCGATCGACTTCTTCAGGCGGTCCTTATCGACATTGCCGAGACCGATCTTGGCGATCTCGGGCGAGTTCATCTCGTCATGGAGCGTCGCCATGAAGCGTTCCTTCTCCACCGCCGGCTTGATCAGCGGCTCGCGCTTGGCGACTGCGGCGATCGCAGCATCCGGATCCTTCAGCGCATCCTGCAGGCCCTGATTGATCGCCGCAACAAGCCCCTTCACCACTTCGGGCTTCTCGGCCACCAGTTTCTTCGACACGATGATGGCATTCGAATAAAGGTTCATGCCATAGTCGCCGTAATTGACGTAGCGGATGTCATTGTCGGCGACCCCCATCAGCTTGGCGGAGAAGCGGATGGTGTTGACGTAACCGAACACGCCATCGACCTGCTTGTTCATGAGCATCTGCTCGCGCAGGTTCGGCTGCATGTTGGTGATCTCTACCTTCGTGCAGTCGATCTTGGCGATCTTGCACAAAGCTGGGAACAGTTTGAGCGCGCCGTCGCCAGCCGCACCGCCGAGTTTCTTGCCTTCGAAATCCTTCGGCGTCTTGATCGGGCTGTCGGCGCGCACCGCCACCGTGAACGGCGGCTGGTTGTACATGACGTAAACGGCAATCGGCGCTTCCGCCGGCTTGGTGGCGGCGAACTGGATCAGCGCATTGATGTCGCCGAAGCCGACGTCATAGGTGCCGTTAGCAACCAGCGGGATCGGCGCGCCGGAGCCATTGCCCTGGTCCATCTGAATGTCGATGCCGGCCTTTTTGAAGTAGCCGCGGTCCTCGGCGAGGAAGAACCAGCCCTGCGGGCCTTGATACTTCCAGTTCAGCACCATCTTGAGCTTGGTCTGCGCGGCGGCCGGCGCTGGCGTGAGAAGCGGAGCAGTCAGCCCGATCACCGCGGCTGCGGCGACCAGGAAAGAGCGAGGCGAAAACGTCATGTTCGAACTCCTGTCAGGAGGGTGGCGAGAAGCGATCCCGGTTCCGGCTTACCGTCCGCTATCGTTTCGGAATGCGTCGAAGCTTTTCGTTCAGGTCATCTCGGCGTTCGGCGCGGACCATGCGTCGAACCATGCAAGCGCGATGCCGAAGCTAGCGCGGTCGAGCGTTGCCTTCTGCTGCTGATTTTTTGCTATAGTGGTGCCGAAAAGGCATCACCAAGCGCGCGCCTGTCCCACGCCGACAGAAGCGACCTCCTCGCCGCATCAGGGTAACCCAATGAAGCATCAGCGGATTTTGGACTATGTCGACGCCGTCGCCCGGGCCCGCTCGATCCGCAAGGCGGCCGAGCATCTCAACGTCACCGCCTCCGCGGTGAACCGCCGCATCGCCGATCTCGAGGAAGAACTGGGGGCAGATTTGTTCGAGCGTCTGCCGCGTGGCGTGCGTTTAACCGCCGCTGGCGAAGTCTTCGTCAATTATCTGCGCAAGCAAGGTGGCGAAGCCGAGCGGATGAAATCTCAGATTGAAGATCTGAAGGGTTTGCGCCGCGGCACGGTGCGCATTGCCTGCAGCCAGGCCTTGGCGCTGGATTTCCTGCCGCGCGCTATTGCCGATTTCCGCAAGGAACACTCCAAGGTCGAGTTCGACGTCAAGGTGGTCGATCATGAATACGCCATGACCGCGCTGTCGGCCTTCGAGGTCGATCTCGTCCTGGTGTTTCGACCGCCTTTCCTGGCGAACTTTCAGCCCCTGATGACGCTGGAGCAGAACCTCGTCGCTGTTGTGTCCAAGAGCCATCCTCTTGCGAAACAACCGAAGGTGAGGCTGCGCGATTGCGCCGGCTATCCGGTGGCCCTGGCCGAGCGTTCGATCGGCGGACGGCAATTGCTGGAAGAAGCGATGTCGCGCACCGGGTTGAAGTTCAACATTGCCGCTGAATCGAACTCCTTCGAACTGCTGCGCGGACTGGTGCTGCACGCCAACCTTGTTTCTTTTCAGATCGCCATCGGCACCATGCCGGAAGGCAACAAGCTCGGCCTCGTTGCCAAAGAAATCGATGGCCGCGACGTGCCGCCCGCCAAGCTGGTGTTCGGCCAGTTGCGCGAACGCAATCTCCCGGTCGCCACCGCCGTATTCGCCGAACATATAAACAAACGGCTGAAAGCCTTGATTAAGCCTGTGTGACACATGTCAGAATGTGAGACATGCAGGAAGGCGATTGCGGAATCCAAAAAAGACGCTATATTTTTCTTTTAAGGGACGGCCTCAACGACCGGATCGCTCGATCCGGCGGGGGAAACGAGGCGGCCTTTAAAACCGAGTAAGCATCCGAACGTGCTGGCCCGTCGTCGCAGGCGGGCTTTGTGCTTTTGGTTTTCCTGAATTCAGGCGAAAACAACTCCGGTTTTACAAATGACACGCTCCAATCGACCCGACCATATCCGTCTCACCTCGCATCCCGTTCCCGGCGGCAAGCCGCGCTTTCCCATTCACTGGGGCGCGCCGACCGCGCGCGAACGCGGCCCGATCATTGGCACCGTGTCGCGGCCCGGCGACCGCAATGTCATCGGTACGCATGGCGGCTCCTATTCGGTCTATCGTGCACTGGCGGTATCGTCCGGCGCACTCGATCCGATCCGCCGTCCCGACCTCCACAATACGCATCCGGCCGAGGAGATCGGCCCCTTCGCGCAATGGGCCGAGAGCAAGCGCATCGTGTCGCTCGATCCATGGGGCCACCGTGTCGCCGACGATTTCAAGAGCGAGATCGCCGAAGGCGTCGATATCCGTCCCAGCATCGCTATCACCAAGGCGCGACTCGATCTGATCGAAATGCAGGACGCGCTGCGCGCCGGCCGCATCAAGGCCGACGGTGACCTCGTGCGCGAGAACGGCAGCATCGGCGTCACCAAGATCGCAGTCGATCCGGTGTGGTACCTGCCCGGCATCGCCGAGCGTTTCGGCACGTCCGAAAGCGCGCTGCGTCGTGTGCTGTTCGAGCAGACCGCCGGCATGTTTCCCGAACTGGTGACGCGGCCTGATCAGCAGGTGTTCCTGCCGCCGATCGGCGGTATCACGGTCTACCTGTTCGGCGACGTCGGCAAGCTGAACAAGCCGGCGACCAAGATCACCTGCCGCGTCCATGACGAATGCAACGGCTCCGACGTGTTCGGCTCCGACATCTGCACCTGCCGGCCCTACCTCATCCACGGCATTGAGGAATGCGTGCGCGGCGCGCAGGACGGCGGTCTCGGCGTCATCGTCTATAACCGCAAGGAAGGCCGCGCGCTGGGCGAGGTCACCAAGTTCCTTGTTTACAATGCGCGCAAGCGTCAGGAAGGCGGCGACGCCGCGGCCGCTTATTTCGAGCGCACCGAATGCGTCGCCGGCGTGCAGGACGCGCGCTTCCAGCAACTGATGCCCGACGTGCTCCACTGGCTCGGCCTCAGAAGGCTCGACCGCTTCATCTCGATGAGCGACATGAAGCACGACGCATTGGTCTCGCAAGGCATCGACATCGTCGAGCGCGTCTCGATCCCCGACGACATGATCCCGGCCGATGCTCATGTCGAGATCGCGGCCAAGAAGGCGGCTGGCTATTTTTCGCCCGAGGCGGTCAAGCCAGACGACCTGACCGGTACCGTCGGCCGCGCGCTCAACAAGTACTGAGCGCGTTTTCCCCACCACACGAAATGATGGGAACCCGAATGAGTTCGGAGACCGACGCCGCTTTTTCTCTTCTCACCGCCGATGCGGTGCGCAGCCGTGCGCATAAACTGCTGGCGCTCGGCGTCGAGGGCCGGCTGCCGCACTTCCGCGTCGACCTGTCGAAGCTGGACAAGGTCGCCGATCGTGTCATCGCCGTGACGCGCGCGGCCTATCCGTCGCTCGATGTGCCATTCCATTCGCGCTGGCGGCATTTTGTGCACAAGGGTGCGGATCGCTTTGCGGTGCTGGCGAAGAAGAAAGACAGCGCCGCGCAGGCGCGCACCGAGTTCGATCTCGCCATTGTCAGCGTATTCCTCGATGCCGGCGCCGGCGCGCAGTGGCGTTACACCGACGCAAAGACCGGCGAGCAGATTGGCCGCTCGGAAGGTCTGGCGCTGGCCAGCCTCGACATGTTCACGTCGGGCCTGTTCTCGGCGGATGGCAAGGACCCGCTGCGTGTCGATGCCGGCAAGCTGGCGCAACTCACCGCCGACGATCTCGCCTGCGGCTTTCAGGTCAGCGACGCAAATCCTTTGGTCGGGCTCGACGGCCGCGCGGCGCTGCTGCGCCGCCTCGGCGAACTGGCGCTTGCCAAACCGGACGTGTTCGCGCGAAACGACAGCGCCCGACCCGGCGGTCTGTTCGACCACCTCGTCGCACAGCACGGCAACGCTCTCACCGCACCCGACATCCTCGCTGCCCTGCTCCGCGAACTCGGTCCGATCTGGCCGTCCCGGCTTTCTCTCGGGAATGTGCCGCTCGGCGACTGCTGGCGGCACCGCATGCTGGTCACCGACGATGCAACCAGCGGCCTCGTGCCGCTGCACAAGCTGTCGCAATGGCTGTCCTACTCGCTGATAGAGCCGCTGCAGCGCGCCGGCGTGACCGTCTCCAACATCGACGGTCTCACCGGTCTCGCCGAATATCGTAACGGCGGCCTGTTCGTGGATGCCTCCGTGCTCGAGCTGCACGAACCGTTGCGTATCCTCGAAGCGCATGACGTATCGTCCGAGCTTGTCGTCGAATGGCGCAGTCTCACTGTCGCCTTGCTCGACAAGCTCGCCGACGTCATCCGTGCCCGCCTCGGCATGAATGCCGAAACGCTGCCGCTCGCGAAGATACTGGAAGGCGGCACCTGGGCCGCCGGCCGCGCCATCGCCCGCGACAAGCGCGAAGGCGGCGCGCCGCCAATCACCGTCATCAGCGACGGCACTGTGTTCTGAAGTTCTGGAGAGGTCAAAATGGAAGGCGTCACCGTCGTCAACCATCCGCTGGTGCAGCACAAGCTGACCCTGATCCGCGACAAGGAGCGGTCGACCAAATCCTTTCGCGAACTGCTGACCGAAGTCGGCATGTTGATCGGCTATGAGGTCACGCGCGACCTGCCGCTGGAAATGATCGACATCGAAACGCCCTTGGCGAAGATGAAGGCGCCGATCCTCGCCGGCAAGAAACTCGTCATTGCGCCGATCCTGCGCGCCGGACTCACTTTCGCGGAAGGCATGCTCGATCTCCTGCCGGCGGCGCGCGTCGCCCATATCGGCATGTACCGCGAGCCGGAGACGCGCTCCGCCGTCGAATACTACATGAAGACGCCGCACGACCTCGACGAGCGTCTGGTGATCGTCGTCGTTCCGGTGCTCGCCACGGCCAACACGGCGGTCGCCGCCGTCGACCGGCTCAAGGAACGCGGCGCGAAAGACATCCGCCTCGTCTGCCTGATCAGCGCGCCGGAAGGCCTGGAGCGCATCCGCGGCATACACCCCGACGTCCATGTCTGGACCGCGGCCATTGATGACGGCCTCAATGACGACGCCTTCATCGTTCCCGGCCTTGGCGATGCCGGCGACCGCGCCTACGGCACCAGATAGATTACATCGTCGCGCCGATCTGCCAGGGCACGAATTCGAGCTCACCATAGCCGAGGTCTTCCGACTTGGTGTGCGCGCCGGAGGCGACCTTGAGCACCTTGTCGAAAATCTCCTTGCCCTTGTCCTCGAGCGACACGCCGTCGAGCACATCGCCGCAATTGATGTCCATGTCGTCGGTCATGGACTCGTAGACGTAATGATTGGTGGCGAGCTTGATCGACGGCGTCGGCTTGCAGCCGAAGGCCGAACCGCGCCCGGTCGTGAAGCACATCACATTGCAGCCGCCGGCAACCTGCCCGGTCGCGCCGACGGGATCGTAGCCCGGCGTATCCATGAATACGAAACCGCGCTCCGTGATCGGCTCGGCATATTCATAAACAGCGCGCAATGTGCTCGATCCGCCTTTGGCGGCGGCGCCGAGCGACTTCTCCAGGATGGTGGTGAGGCCGCCGGCCTTGTTGCCGGGCGATGGATTGTTGTTCATCTCTCCGCGATTGCGCGTGGTGTAGTCCTCCCACCAGCGGATGCGCTCGACCAGCTTCTCGCCGACCTTGGTATTGAGCGCACGGCGGGTCAGCAGATGTTCCGCGCCGTAGATTTCCGGCGTCTCGGCCAGCACGCCGGTGCCGCCGTGCTTCGCCAGCAGGTCGACCGCCTTGCCGAGCGCCGGGTTGGCAGTGATACCAGAATAACCGTCCGAACCGCCGCATTGCAGCGCCAGCACCACTTCCGACGCCGGCCGCGTCTCGCGACGGGCTTTCGCTGCGACGGGCAGCATGGCTTTGACGCGCTCGACGCCTTCGGCCACGGTCTTCTTCGTGCCACCAACGGCCTGGATGGTCATCGACTGAAAGTGATCGCCCTCGACGAGGTGTCCCTCACTCTTCATGCGCTCGATCTGAAACATCTCACAGCCGAGCCCGACCATCAGCGCCGCGCCGAGGTTGGGATGGGTGGCGTAGCCCCATTGCGTCCGCTGCAGCACATCATAGCCCTCGCCCCGATTGGCCATGCCGCAGCCGGTGCCGTGGACGAAGGGCACGATGCCGTCGATCTCCGGAAACTCATTCAGAATGCCGGAACGATTGACGGCCTCGGCGATGAATTTGGCGACGCTCGCCGAGCAGTTCACCGATGTGAGAATGCCGACATAGTTGCGCGTACCCGTGCGACCGTTCGGTCGCACATAGCCTTCGAACGTGGCGCGCAGCTCC
The Pseudolabrys sp. FHR47 genome window above contains:
- the upp gene encoding uracil phosphoribosyltransferase, whose amino-acid sequence is MEGVTVVNHPLVQHKLTLIRDKERSTKSFRELLTEVGMLIGYEVTRDLPLEMIDIETPLAKMKAPILAGKKLVIAPILRAGLTFAEGMLDLLPAARVAHIGMYREPETRSAVEYYMKTPHDLDERLVIVVVPVLATANTAVAAVDRLKERGAKDIRLVCLISAPEGLERIRGIHPDVHVWTAAIDDGLNDDAFIVPGLGDAGDRAYGTR
- a CDS encoding UxaA family hydrolase, translated to MNAPRTIRLAADDNVIVAVDQIGQGTAVAGATAQARIPRGHKMAIMPIALNEPVRKYGQIIGFASQAIAPGDWVHEHNVVMGDFARDYRHAEDARNDEVLPPELRATFEGYVRPNGRTGTRNYVGILTSVNCSASVAKFIAEAVNRSGILNEFPEIDGIVPFVHGTGCGMANRGEGYDVLQRTQWGYATHPNLGAALMVGLGCEMFQIERMKSEGHLVEGDHFQSMTIQAVGGTKKTVAEGVERVKAMLPVAAKARRETRPASEVVLALQCGGSDGYSGITANPALGKAVDLLAKHGGTGVLAETPEIYGAEHLLTRRALNTKVGEKLVERIRWWEDYTTRNRGEMNNNPSPGNKAGGLTTILEKSLGAAAKGGSSTLRAVYEYAEPITERGFVFMDTPGYDPVGATGQVAGGCNVMCFTTGRGSAFGCKPTPSIKLATNHYVYESMTDDMDINCGDVLDGVSLEDKGKEIFDKVLKVASGAHTKSEDLGYGELEFVPWQIGATM